The following proteins are encoded in a genomic region of Dyadobacter sp. UC 10:
- a CDS encoding YggS family pyridoxal phosphate-dependent enzyme produces MPSIAENIARIEKGLKQETRLVAVTKTKPAEVLREAYEAGAKRFGENKVQEMVAKSEELPGDIAWHMIGHLQSNKVKYIAPFVSLIHSVDSLKLLKEINKEAGKNNRTIECLLQIFIASEETKFGLSEAEAKEIVTSSELADLSNIKIAGLMGMASNTDDTNVIRSEFKGLKALFESFKQYENEWVEMRELSMGMSGDYLLAAEEGSTLVRVGSAIFGSR; encoded by the coding sequence ATGCCTTCTATTGCTGAAAATATTGCCCGAATAGAAAAAGGATTAAAACAGGAAACCCGGCTTGTGGCTGTAACAAAAACCAAGCCTGCGGAAGTGCTCAGGGAAGCTTATGAGGCTGGGGCCAAGCGGTTTGGCGAAAATAAAGTGCAGGAAATGGTAGCCAAATCCGAGGAACTGCCCGGGGACATTGCGTGGCATATGATCGGCCATTTACAAAGCAATAAGGTTAAATACATCGCGCCTTTCGTGTCGCTGATCCACTCGGTAGATAGTTTGAAATTGCTGAAAGAAATAAATAAAGAAGCCGGCAAAAACAACCGCACGATAGAGTGCCTGCTACAAATTTTCATCGCGAGCGAGGAAACCAAGTTCGGTCTCTCAGAAGCAGAAGCAAAGGAAATCGTCACCTCATCTGAACTGGCGGATTTATCCAATATAAAGATCGCAGGCTTAATGGGAATGGCCTCCAATACGGACGATACCAACGTGATCAGGTCGGAATTCAAGGGACTCAAAGCGCTTTTCGAATCATTTAAACAATATGAAAATGAGTGGGTTGAGATGCGGGAACTTTCAATGGGCATGAGCGGCGACTACCTCCTGGCGGCCGAAGAAGGCAGCACGCTCGTCAGGGTCGGCAGTGCCATTTTTGGCTCACGATAA
- the rpsF gene encoding 30S ribosomal protein S6, translated as MSKQYETVFILTPILSEAQAKDAVEKFTTILTSNGASIVHEENWGLRKLAYPIQKKNSGFYHVVEYTSNEGNVVDVLETEFRRDERILRFMTIVLDKHSIAYNEKKRKGLVGRKREESTESKTENA; from the coding sequence ATGTCTAAACAGTATGAAACGGTGTTCATTCTAACTCCCATTTTGTCTGAGGCCCAGGCAAAGGACGCCGTTGAAAAATTCACTACAATCCTTACCTCCAACGGAGCGTCGATTGTACATGAAGAGAACTGGGGATTGCGCAAGCTGGCCTACCCCATCCAAAAGAAAAATTCAGGTTTCTATCACGTAGTGGAATACACTTCGAATGAAGGAAATGTGGTGGATGTTTTGGAAACAGAATTCCGTCGTGACGAGCGTATTTTGCGCTTTATGACTATCGTCCTTGACAAGCATTCAATTGCTTACAACGAGAAAAAACGCAAAGGACTGGTAGGTAGGAAGAGAGAAGAATCTACTGAATCTAAAACCGAAAACGCATAA
- the rpsR gene encoding 30S ribosomal protein S18, producing the protein MSLVNEPVEKNINRKKYCRFKKAGIKYIDYKNPDFLLKLVNEQGKILPRRLTGTSLKYQRKVSQAIKRARHLALLPFVADQLK; encoded by the coding sequence ATGTCACTAGTTAACGAACCGGTTGAAAAGAACATTAACCGTAAGAAATATTGCCGCTTCAAAAAAGCCGGTATCAAATATATCGATTACAAGAATCCTGACTTTTTGCTGAAACTTGTAAATGAGCAAGGTAAGATCTTACCACGCCGCCTTACAGGAACAAGCCTGAAATATCAGCGCAAAGTATCTCAGGCAATTAAAAGAGCACGTCATTTGGCCCTTTTGCCATTTGTTGCTGATCAATTGAAATAA
- the rplI gene encoding 50S ribosomal protein L9 encodes MEIILLTDIAGVGYKNDIVTVKAGYGRNYLIPQGFALLANTSNRKIVTENVRQAAHKAEKLKKDAEDIASAIGDLTIDIKTVVGESGRIFGRVTNTQVADILKAKGFDIDRKKITVDDVKSIGTYSATIDLHKEVKHKIALNVIAAED; translated from the coding sequence ATGGAAATCATACTTTTAACCGATATAGCAGGAGTAGGTTATAAGAACGATATCGTGACCGTGAAGGCGGGATACGGTCGTAATTATCTTATTCCTCAGGGATTTGCGCTGTTGGCTAACACGTCCAACCGCAAAATCGTAACTGAGAACGTACGTCAGGCTGCCCACAAAGCAGAGAAGCTGAAAAAAGATGCGGAGGATATCGCATCGGCAATCGGCGATCTGACAATTGATATCAAAACAGTAGTAGGAGAAAGCGGACGTATTTTCGGCCGGGTTACCAATACGCAGGTTGCTGATATTCTGAAAGCAAAAGGATTCGATATCGACCGTAAGAAAATCACTGTTGACGATGTTAAGTCGATCGGCACATATTCTGCGACAATCGATCTTCACAAAGAAGTGAAACACAAAATCGCGCTGAATGTAATTGCGGCGGAGGATTAG
- the lysM gene encoding peptidoglycan-binding protein LysM, translating into MGLFSFLKGSGEKVFKKEDAAAPAPEVEPLRASALLAHVKALGLTYNSLTVKTAGDTVTLEGEVAKQEDAEKIALAVGNVEGVQVVDNRLKVATPAPEATYHTVEKGDTLSKIAQTVYGDMMKYPVIFEANKPMLTHPDKIYPGQVLRIPAI; encoded by the coding sequence ATGGGCTTATTCTCGTTTCTCAAAGGATCAGGCGAAAAGGTATTTAAAAAAGAAGATGCTGCCGCACCGGCTCCCGAAGTTGAACCGTTACGCGCCAGCGCCTTACTTGCGCACGTGAAAGCATTAGGACTTACTTACAACAGTCTCACGGTCAAAACAGCAGGCGACACCGTCACGTTGGAAGGCGAGGTGGCAAAACAGGAGGACGCAGAAAAGATCGCGCTGGCAGTGGGTAATGTAGAGGGAGTACAAGTTGTAGACAACCGCCTGAAAGTGGCTACTCCGGCACCTGAGGCTACCTATCACACTGTGGAAAAAGGCGACACACTATCTAAGATCGCACAGACCGTTTATGGAGATATGATGAAGTACCCGGTTATTTTTGAAGCAAACAAACCGATGTTGACACATCCTGATAAGATATATCCGGGCCAGGTATTGAGGATTCCGGCGATTTAA
- a CDS encoding glycerol-3-phosphate dehydrogenase/oxidase, with product MNRPESLKKLKSEEFDICIIGAGASGAGCALDAVLRGYKVALIDKKDFASETSSRSTKLIHGGVRYLEQAFKKLDFAQLKQVRHGLEERHIVLKNAPHLARPLALMTPVASWVEGLYFKIGLQIYDAFATNDTLPKSKWLTKKEVLAKIPTLDSKKLHSGVLYYDGQLDDARYCLAIVQSAAEAGAAVANYMEVSGFGRSPSGKLNAVEAIDTRSGERYAIKAKLVINCTGPFADQIRLLANPALTERLRPSKGVHVVLPAATLNSEYAMLIPKTSDGRVVFAIPFEGATMIGTTDTDYKDVTSEPTLNEEEKRYLADTLNPYLAKPIRLEELKSGFGGLRPLLSADPGKSTKSLVRDHEVETDEKSGLISLLGGKWTTYRLMAKDTIDEADLFFSKTNTCTTDSCILAGGENYSFDLWKKLAVAYKLPDNICQHLTRKYGSRADYIGQLTLDNNSLKDRLLDHLPYIRAEVVYTVREEMAVTLRDFFARRIRLEITGWLETLSALPVVADLMARELGWSDDQKQNEISHYADLIQKFISDAKSA from the coding sequence ATGAATCGCCCCGAATCCCTTAAAAAACTTAAAAGTGAAGAGTTTGATATATGTATTATCGGGGCTGGCGCGAGTGGTGCCGGATGCGCCCTCGACGCTGTTCTGAGAGGGTATAAAGTTGCATTAATTGATAAAAAGGATTTTGCCTCTGAAACTTCTTCCAGGTCGACAAAGCTTATTCACGGCGGCGTTCGTTATCTCGAACAGGCATTCAAAAAGCTTGATTTCGCGCAGCTTAAACAAGTCCGGCACGGGTTGGAAGAGCGGCACATAGTTCTTAAAAATGCCCCGCACCTGGCACGACCGCTCGCATTAATGACGCCTGTTGCTTCCTGGGTCGAAGGTTTGTATTTTAAAATCGGTTTACAGATTTACGATGCATTTGCAACCAACGATACGCTGCCCAAAAGTAAGTGGCTGACTAAAAAGGAGGTATTAGCCAAGATCCCGACATTGGATTCAAAAAAACTGCATAGCGGCGTGCTGTATTACGACGGGCAGTTGGATGATGCACGGTATTGTCTGGCTATCGTCCAGTCGGCAGCGGAGGCCGGGGCTGCTGTGGCGAATTATATGGAGGTATCAGGTTTTGGAAGAAGCCCGTCAGGGAAATTGAATGCAGTCGAGGCTATTGATACGCGCTCCGGAGAGAGATACGCAATCAAGGCGAAGCTTGTTATTAATTGTACGGGACCGTTTGCGGACCAAATCAGGCTCCTCGCAAATCCTGCGCTTACTGAGAGGCTTCGCCCCAGCAAGGGAGTGCATGTTGTGCTGCCAGCCGCTACGCTCAATAGTGAATATGCAATGCTTATCCCGAAAACCTCTGATGGAAGGGTCGTTTTTGCGATACCGTTTGAAGGCGCCACCATGATCGGAACAACCGACACAGATTATAAGGATGTTACAAGTGAGCCTACGCTGAACGAAGAAGAAAAGCGATATCTGGCAGATACCCTGAATCCTTATCTGGCCAAACCGATCAGATTAGAGGAGTTAAAGTCGGGCTTTGGAGGGTTACGTCCGCTACTTTCTGCCGACCCGGGCAAGTCAACGAAAAGTCTGGTAAGAGACCATGAAGTGGAGACAGACGAGAAGTCGGGCCTGATTAGCTTACTTGGCGGAAAATGGACGACCTACCGTTTGATGGCCAAGGATACCATCGACGAGGCCGATCTGTTTTTCTCAAAAACCAATACTTGCACGACCGATTCCTGCATCCTGGCAGGAGGTGAAAATTACAGCTTTGATTTATGGAAAAAACTGGCTGTTGCCTATAAGCTGCCTGACAATATTTGCCAGCACTTAACCCGGAAATACGGTTCCCGCGCAGATTATATTGGTCAGTTGACTTTGGATAACAATAGTTTGAAGGACAGGCTATTGGATCACCTTCCATACATCAGGGCAGAGGTGGTATACACAGTCCGGGAGGAAATGGCAGTGACCCTGCGCGATTTTTTTGCAAGAAGAATACGTTTGGAAATTACCGGCTGGCTCGAAACGCTGAGCGCGCTTCCTGTTGTGGCTGATTTGATGGCACGGGAATTGGGATGGAGTGACGATCAAAAGCAAAATGAGATTTCACATTATGCTGACCTGATCCAAAAGTTTATTTCCGATGCAAAATCAGCGTAA
- a CDS encoding beta-ketoacyl synthase chain length factor — MYITQSACISPQRTFDNAFLEGDVKLYRGVRYAAIEPEYSQLIPAGLLRRMGKAIRMGVGAGLPLVSDNDIDGIILGTANGGLEDCLKFLNQIVDFNEGTLTPTNFVQSTPNAVAGSLALMSKTTGYNITHVHKGLAFEAALIDGLMLMEEKRASRLVIGSVEEISDYNHNIDSLGGAFKSEERGAETLFSSGTPGSVNGEGAAMFVIDAKRTGTNAPRIVDVAQTSYLPESGLGEKVISFLAKNNLEPQSIDALFIGMSGDSRTDHIYTDLHKKLFPATNCYSYKNLVGDYPTASAFALWLAVQLYDGKSLPDQCTYNFSEKRETRNVLIYNHFKGLQHGLILLASD, encoded by the coding sequence ATGTATATCACTCAATCTGCCTGCATTTCGCCTCAACGAACCTTTGACAATGCTTTTCTCGAGGGTGATGTAAAGCTGTACCGTGGGGTCCGCTATGCGGCGATAGAACCGGAATATAGTCAACTGATTCCCGCAGGGCTGCTCAGGCGCATGGGAAAAGCTATCAGAATGGGCGTTGGGGCTGGACTACCGCTGGTAAGCGACAATGATATTGACGGGATCATACTGGGAACCGCAAATGGCGGCCTGGAAGATTGTCTGAAATTTTTGAACCAGATCGTCGATTTCAATGAAGGCACACTTACTCCCACCAATTTTGTGCAAAGTACGCCCAATGCAGTTGCCGGCAGTCTCGCGCTGATGAGCAAAACCACCGGGTACAATATAACGCACGTACACAAAGGACTCGCATTCGAAGCTGCGCTGATCGACGGTCTGATGCTGATGGAGGAAAAACGAGCATCCAGGTTGGTTATCGGTAGCGTGGAGGAGATATCCGACTATAACCACAACATCGACTCGCTGGGAGGGGCATTCAAGTCGGAAGAGCGAGGCGCTGAAACATTGTTCAGCTCAGGAACACCAGGCTCTGTTAACGGGGAAGGGGCGGCCATGTTTGTAATCGATGCCAAAAGAACGGGAACGAATGCGCCGCGAATTGTAGATGTGGCCCAAACAAGCTATTTGCCGGAAAGTGGGTTAGGGGAAAAGGTGATATCGTTTTTAGCCAAAAATAATCTTGAGCCGCAAAGCATTGACGCTTTGTTCATCGGTATGAGCGGAGATAGCCGCACAGATCACATCTATACCGATCTGCACAAAAAACTATTCCCCGCGACGAATTGCTATTCTTACAAAAATCTGGTCGGCGATTATCCTACCGCTTCCGCATTTGCACTGTGGCTGGCTGTTCAACTCTATGACGGCAAATCCTTGCCGGACCAATGCACGTACAACTTTTCAGAGAAGCGCGAAACCCGAAATGTATTGATATACAATCACTTCAAAGGGTTACAGCACGGATTGATTTTGCTTGCCAGTGACTAA
- a CDS encoding NAD(P)/FAD-dependent oxidoreductase has translation MQTVDVVVIGAGPAGTVAASYLQKQGYQVTILEKEKFPRFQIGESLLPCCMEHLSESGLLEAVEKQNFQKKTGAAFMLGEKRCEFFFSEQFTKGWTWTWQVKRADFDNTLAEATRAKGVDVNFECEVLHVACSEDKQVLEYRDVNGDSHTIQCRFIIDSSGYGRVLPRLFDLSKPSAFTPRGAIFSHLEDIERTEEASNNIFVHSFDDNKSWIWAIPFSDGSTSVGIVSDKEKVVELAENEGQKYKDFIRNFEDLNGRFKDSELKFEPRHILGYSVGVKTMYGEGFVLSGNSTEFLDPIFSSGVTFATASGLLSAKMTDRHLRGEKVDWKNEYENVVQKGIDVFRSYVSGWYSGDFQTIVFARYIDQDIKNQICSVLAGYVWDTSNPFVKKHDTILPTLAKVIKMKEQQEI, from the coding sequence ATGCAAACAGTTGACGTAGTGGTTATTGGCGCTGGCCCGGCCGGAACGGTAGCAGCTTCTTACCTCCAAAAGCAGGGCTACCAGGTTACCATATTAGAAAAAGAAAAATTCCCGCGTTTCCAGATCGGCGAAAGTTTGCTTCCTTGCTGCATGGAGCATCTGAGCGAATCAGGTTTGCTTGAAGCTGTGGAAAAGCAAAATTTTCAGAAAAAAACCGGAGCAGCCTTTATGCTTGGCGAAAAACGCTGCGAGTTTTTCTTTTCGGAACAATTTACCAAAGGCTGGACCTGGACCTGGCAGGTCAAACGCGCCGATTTCGATAATACATTGGCTGAGGCGACGAGAGCAAAAGGCGTTGATGTCAACTTCGAGTGCGAAGTACTGCATGTAGCCTGCAGTGAGGATAAGCAGGTTTTGGAGTACAGGGATGTAAATGGCGATAGCCATACCATTCAATGTCGCTTCATTATCGATTCCAGCGGCTACGGGAGGGTTTTGCCCAGGCTGTTCGACCTGAGTAAACCATCGGCATTCACTCCGAGAGGGGCTATTTTTTCACATTTGGAAGATATTGAAAGAACCGAGGAGGCCAGCAACAACATTTTTGTCCATTCGTTTGACGACAATAAATCATGGATCTGGGCAATCCCATTTTCTGACGGTTCTACCTCAGTCGGCATTGTGAGCGATAAGGAAAAAGTAGTGGAACTAGCCGAAAACGAGGGACAAAAGTATAAGGATTTTATCCGCAATTTTGAAGACCTGAATGGCCGGTTCAAGGACTCCGAACTAAAATTCGAGCCTCGCCACATTCTGGGCTATTCGGTAGGTGTCAAAACGATGTACGGAGAAGGCTTTGTTCTTTCCGGCAACAGCACTGAATTTTTAGATCCTATATTTTCCTCAGGGGTAACATTCGCGACAGCCTCCGGATTACTTTCCGCCAAAATGACCGACCGGCACTTACGCGGAGAAAAGGTCGACTGGAAAAATGAGTATGAGAATGTAGTTCAAAAAGGCATTGATGTATTCAGAAGCTATGTTTCCGGGTGGTACAGCGGTGATTTCCAAACCATTGTTTTCGCCAGGTATATAGATCAGGACATTAAAAATCAGATCTGCTCGGTACTGGCGGGATATGTCTGGGACACTTCAAATCCATTTGTAAAAAAACACGATACGATATTGCCTACTCTGGCCAAGGTTATCAAAATGAAAGAGCAGCAAGAGATTTAG
- a CDS encoding phytoene desaturase family protein: MLSSLEREYDFVIVGSGLGGLVCAAILSMENYSVIVLEKNHQIGGHLQVYSRGKSIFDTGVHYVGSLDEGENLHQFFKYFGILDKLKLKRLDEQFDVIRFADGEEYPYTQGFDQFAKNLISFFPEEEDAINKYCSKILEICTKFPLYNLESASDGYYLESDILTINAHDYIASLTDNVRLRNVLAGSNLLYAGTRRKTPFYVHALIMKSYLSGAYKLTDGGSQIAIQFSKIVRQNGGKIVKHKKVVSANYNQDGLVREVVLENGERVRGKQFISNVHPAVTIDIFGQERFLNVYKSRIQGLENTVSTFLVHITFKEKTFKYLNHNIYFHDTDNVWDTADYEPENWPQTSFICTPHISRTGEYADSMSVMTYMKASETARWEKSFSTIAEPGERHEEYIQFKKEKEAQVIRRMEELFPGISEQIKAVHSATPLTFRDYIGNKDGSMYGIMKDSVSPAKTQINTKTKIPNLHLTGQNISLHGILGVTVSAFITCFPFVDKDILIQKVKDA; encoded by the coding sequence ATGCTGTCGTCGTTAGAAAGAGAGTACGATTTCGTCATTGTGGGAAGCGGCCTGGGAGGGCTGGTATGTGCTGCTATTTTGTCGATGGAGAATTATAGTGTGATTGTACTGGAAAAAAATCACCAGATCGGCGGGCACTTGCAGGTTTACAGCCGGGGAAAAAGCATTTTCGATACCGGCGTCCATTACGTGGGTAGTTTGGATGAAGGCGAAAATCTGCACCAGTTTTTCAAATATTTCGGTATTCTCGACAAACTGAAGTTGAAACGACTCGATGAGCAGTTCGATGTGATCCGGTTTGCGGATGGCGAGGAATACCCTTACACTCAGGGATTTGACCAGTTTGCCAAAAACCTGATTTCCTTTTTTCCCGAAGAAGAAGATGCGATAAATAAGTATTGCTCGAAAATATTAGAGATATGCACTAAGTTTCCGCTTTATAATCTGGAAAGTGCGTCCGACGGTTACTACCTGGAAAGCGACATTCTGACGATCAATGCGCACGACTATATCGCTTCGCTGACTGATAATGTCAGGCTGCGTAATGTGCTGGCGGGCTCCAACCTGCTGTATGCAGGAACGAGGCGTAAGACGCCTTTTTATGTGCACGCATTGATTATGAAAAGTTACTTGTCGGGCGCTTACAAACTTACCGACGGAGGCTCCCAGATCGCGATCCAGTTCAGTAAAATCGTGAGGCAGAACGGCGGGAAAATAGTTAAACATAAAAAAGTGGTGTCGGCCAACTACAATCAAGACGGTCTCGTACGGGAAGTAGTTTTAGAAAACGGCGAACGCGTGAGGGGAAAGCAATTTATATCAAATGTGCATCCGGCAGTAACGATTGATATTTTTGGACAGGAAAGGTTTCTGAACGTTTATAAAAGCCGGATACAGGGACTTGAAAACACGGTTTCTACTTTTCTGGTACACATCACTTTTAAAGAAAAAACATTTAAATATCTGAACCATAATATATATTTCCATGATACTGACAATGTTTGGGATACTGCGGATTACGAACCGGAAAACTGGCCGCAAACCAGCTTTATCTGCACCCCTCACATTTCCAGGACGGGCGAGTATGCAGATTCCATGTCGGTAATGACCTATATGAAAGCTTCGGAAACCGCCAGATGGGAGAAATCTTTCAGCACAATCGCAGAGCCGGGCGAGCGGCATGAGGAATATATTCAGTTCAAAAAAGAAAAGGAAGCACAGGTTATCCGTCGCATGGAAGAGCTATTTCCCGGAATTTCTGAACAAATTAAAGCAGTGCACAGCGCGACACCGCTTACTTTCCGGGATTATATCGGCAATAAAGATGGCTCTATGTATGGTATCATGAAAGATTCGGTATCGCCCGCGAAAACGCAGATCAATACCAAAACAAAAATTCCAAACCTGCACCTGACAGGCCAAAATATTTCGCTTCACGGGATACTTGGCGTCACTGTAAGTGCCTTTATCACCTGTTTTCCCTTTGTAGATAAAGATATACTCATTCAAAAAGTAAAGGACGCTTAA